In one window of Agromyces badenianii DNA:
- a CDS encoding response regulator transcription factor: protein MRDQMERVAVIIEDDGDIRRLLEEVLEQGGFETHSAGNGVDGVEKVRRYRPTLTTLDVSMPGIDGFEAAKRIRAFSDTYLIMLTARSDEIDTLMGLQSGADDYIAKPFRPRELRARIDAMLRRPRLAVAPEEAAEGSSSVPTDSPAPRHAADPEETPSLGTDAAALAHTPVADRATETATATEPTASVQSRADSADDDGWLEHRGLQLQPEMHLVTVDGDELDITRSEFELLSLLMSSRRRVRSKADLALALRGESYVTSYYVSEADKRAVEVHLANLRRKLGESATQPRWIETVRGVGYRLTADD from the coding sequence ATGCGGGATCAAATGGAACGGGTCGCCGTGATCATCGAAGACGATGGCGACATTCGGCGACTGCTGGAGGAGGTGCTCGAGCAGGGTGGCTTCGAGACCCACAGCGCAGGGAACGGCGTCGACGGCGTCGAGAAGGTTCGTCGATATCGTCCGACGCTCACGACACTGGATGTGAGCATGCCGGGCATCGACGGATTCGAGGCGGCGAAGCGCATCCGGGCCTTCAGCGACACCTACCTCATCATGCTCACCGCACGCAGCGATGAGATCGACACGCTCATGGGCCTCCAGTCGGGCGCCGACGACTACATCGCCAAACCGTTCCGGCCCAGGGAACTGCGTGCCCGGATCGACGCCATGCTGCGGCGCCCGCGTCTCGCCGTCGCCCCCGAGGAGGCGGCCGAGGGGTCATCCTCAGTGCCGACGGATTCGCCCGCACCGCGTCACGCGGCAGATCCGGAGGAGACGCCGAGCCTCGGCACCGACGCGGCGGCTCTCGCCCACACTCCGGTCGCCGATCGAGCGACCGAGACCGCGACCGCGACCGAACCGACGGCATCGGTCCAGTCCCGAGCCGACTCGGCAGACGACGATGGCTGGCTCGAACACCGCGGCCTGCAGCTGCAGCCCGAGATGCATCTCGTCACCGTCGACGGCGATGAGCTCGACATCACGCGCAGCGAGTTCGAGCTCCTCAGCCTCCTGATGAGCTCACGCCGGCGCGTGCGCAGCAAGGCCGACCTCGCCCTCGCCCTGCGCGGCGAGAGCTACGTCACCTCGTACTACGTGAGCGAGGCCGACAAGCGCGCCGTCGAGGTGCACCTGGCCAATCTCCGCCGCAAGCTCGGCGAGAGCGCGACGCAGCCGCGCTGGATCGAGACGGTGCGCGGTGTCGGCTACCGGCTGACCGCCGACGACTGA
- a CDS encoding glycoside hydrolase family 6 protein: MPARRARPAVALIAGGALLAAVIVVVVVLIVNAARSDHNPFAGQTLFVDPDSRAARAAASDAGLDEREAAARIAAVPTAIWITPEEFPPGSANEAVADIMASAGSAEALPTFVVYGITDRDCGGFSAGGLPAEAYLDWVDEIAAGLGDGASIVVLEPDSLGLAPECTNQTERTDLVRAALARFGDTAATVYLDAGHSAWLPPERIAELLRSAGVAKARGFATNVSNMQSTVDELEFARQVSAELGGAHAIIDTSRNGAGPPSDGSWCNPPGIGLGETPRAIDDPVVDAVLWVKPPGESDGTCNGGPTAGQWWPEQAVDLVANAVE; the protein is encoded by the coding sequence GTGCCGGCCCGTCGAGCGCGGCCCGCAGTCGCGCTCATCGCCGGCGGTGCGCTCCTCGCCGCCGTGATCGTCGTCGTCGTCGTGCTCATCGTGAACGCCGCGCGATCGGATCACAATCCGTTCGCCGGGCAGACCCTCTTCGTCGACCCCGATTCCCGCGCGGCACGCGCCGCCGCGAGCGACGCCGGCCTCGACGAGCGCGAGGCTGCCGCCCGGATCGCGGCCGTGCCGACCGCCATCTGGATCACTCCGGAGGAGTTCCCGCCGGGGTCGGCGAACGAGGCGGTCGCCGACATCATGGCGTCGGCGGGCTCAGCCGAGGCTCTCCCCACCTTCGTCGTCTACGGCATCACCGATCGCGATTGCGGCGGTTTCTCCGCAGGTGGGCTGCCCGCCGAGGCGTACCTCGACTGGGTCGACGAGATCGCTGCCGGGCTCGGCGACGGCGCAAGCATCGTCGTCCTCGAACCGGATTCGCTCGGGCTGGCGCCCGAGTGCACCAACCAGACCGAGCGCACCGACCTCGTGCGCGCTGCGCTCGCCCGGTTCGGCGACACCGCGGCGACCGTCTACCTCGACGCCGGCCACTCGGCCTGGCTGCCCCCGGAACGCATCGCGGAGTTGCTCCGAAGCGCCGGCGTGGCGAAGGCGAGGGGCTTCGCGACCAACGTCTCGAACATGCAGTCGACCGTCGACGAGCTCGAATTCGCACGGCAGGTCTCCGCGGAGCTCGGCGGCGCTCACGCGATCATCGACACGTCTCGGAACGGCGCCGGGCCGCCGAGCGACGGCTCGTGGTGCAACCCGCCGGGCATCGGACTCGGCGAAACCCCGCGCGCGATCGACGACCCGGTCGTCGATGCCGTGCTCTGGGTGAAGCCACCCGGCGAGAGCGACGGCACCTGCAACGGCGGGCCGACGGCGGGCCAATGGTGGCCCGAGCAAGCCGTCGACCTCGTGGCGAACGCGGTGGAGTGA
- a CDS encoding glycosyltransferase family 2 protein — protein sequence MNELITDREASTEPVESPVRPLPEPELEAYADGFAALVDTLPSARATIGCIVPAYNEEASIAAVLESLLAQTRLPDVVHVVVNNTTDRTVDAAAAFAGAHTRLDGDGNEQFTEVFVHDIGKNPDKKVGALNYGFTLVEGLDYLLGVDGDTVADSRAVEFLEAEIASDSRIGGISAIYSIDDREMKGVIAPFLIAGQRAQFAAFNMQNMLRGRNMAVLGGQYSIFATKALRDAMTANRQTTPWVKDSEVEDSLLSLQIKSAGYLTKISARARADVGGMETLRALDAQQVKWNYGAIELMWPGQRGDTKGQPFHPNLRLRWWENLSMAVNALTRILFIVLLAGSLSIDAFVFGPIWLIPPVVAVLLNLRIALSMENRTARDILFAVLILPAEIYMWIRIGHFGRAWAKFASKKQVDNWAAQAKAERGSGHAYLAPLLIVLAAVIAMVAIWTQLTPVVQSSVLWAGWPVLGTITVLQTVGMFSKLVRRHHGYKV from the coding sequence ATGAACGAACTCATCACCGACCGAGAGGCTTCCACGGAGCCTGTCGAGTCGCCGGTGCGTCCGCTTCCCGAGCCCGAACTCGAAGCGTACGCCGATGGATTCGCCGCACTCGTGGACACGCTCCCGTCGGCTCGCGCGACCATCGGTTGCATCGTCCCCGCCTACAACGAGGAGGCCTCGATCGCCGCGGTCCTCGAGTCGCTCCTCGCCCAGACCCGACTGCCCGACGTCGTGCACGTCGTCGTCAACAACACGACCGACCGCACCGTCGACGCGGCGGCAGCATTCGCCGGCGCGCACACCCGCCTGGACGGCGACGGCAACGAGCAGTTCACCGAAGTGTTCGTGCACGACATCGGCAAGAACCCCGACAAGAAGGTCGGCGCGCTGAACTACGGCTTCACGCTCGTCGAGGGGCTCGACTACCTGCTCGGCGTCGACGGCGACACCGTGGCGGACTCGCGAGCGGTGGAGTTCCTCGAGGCCGAGATCGCTTCCGACAGCCGCATCGGCGGCATCTCGGCGATCTACTCGATTGACGACCGCGAGATGAAGGGCGTCATCGCGCCGTTCCTCATCGCGGGCCAGCGTGCCCAGTTCGCGGCGTTCAACATGCAGAACATGCTCCGCGGCCGCAACATGGCGGTACTCGGCGGCCAGTACTCGATCTTCGCGACGAAGGCCCTCCGCGACGCGATGACGGCCAATCGTCAGACCACGCCGTGGGTGAAGGACAGCGAGGTGGAGGATTCACTCCTCTCGCTGCAGATCAAGAGCGCGGGCTACCTCACGAAGATCAGCGCCCGCGCCCGCGCCGACGTCGGCGGCATGGAGACGCTGCGCGCCCTCGACGCGCAGCAGGTGAAGTGGAACTACGGCGCGATCGAACTCATGTGGCCGGGCCAGCGCGGCGACACGAAGGGCCAGCCGTTCCACCCCAACCTGCGCTTGCGCTGGTGGGAGAACCTCTCGATGGCGGTGAACGCGCTCACCCGCATCCTCTTCATCGTGCTGCTCGCGGGCTCGCTCTCGATCGACGCGTTCGTGTTCGGTCCGATCTGGCTCATCCCGCCGGTCGTCGCCGTGCTCCTGAACCTGCGCATCGCGCTCTCGATGGAGAACCGCACCGCCCGCGACATCCTCTTCGCCGTGCTGATCCTGCCCGCGGAGATCTACATGTGGATCCGGATCGGCCACTTCGGCCGCGCCTGGGCCAAGTTCGCGAGCAAGAAACAGGTCGACAACTGGGCGGCGCAGGCCAAGGCCGAGCGCGGCTCGGGTCACGCCTACCTCGCCCCGCTCCTCATCGTGCTCGCCGCCGTGATCGCGATGGTCGCGATCTGGACCCAGCTGACCCCGGTCGTGCAGTCCTCGGTGCTGTGGGCCGGCTGGCCTGTGCTCGGCACCATCACGGTGCTGCAGACCGTCGGCATGTTCAGCAAGCTCGTGCGTCGGCACCACGGCTACAAGGTCTGA